Proteins from a single region of Chryseobacterium sp. T16E-39:
- a CDS encoding copper resistance protein NlpE has product MKNKAILSGGVLAIFLLSCSPNEKKRELFSKPETDSVTVQKPMDSVTVDSVADGHNSQISLDWSGTYEAVLPCADCPGIKTSLTLNKDNTFMITEEYIDRKSINEDKGTFQWDKAGSIITLKGKLANYKYKVGENHLNQLDLEGKEITGPNKDFYIFKKK; this is encoded by the coding sequence ATGAAGAACAAAGCAATTTTATCAGGAGGAGTGTTGGCTATATTTTTACTTTCATGTTCGCCAAATGAAAAGAAAAGGGAGCTATTTTCCAAGCCGGAAACAGATTCAGTAACTGTTCAAAAGCCAATGGACTCTGTGACAGTTGACTCTGTAGCAGATGGGCATAATTCCCAAATTTCTTTAGATTGGAGCGGAACTTATGAAGCCGTACTTCCTTGTGCAGATTGTCCGGGAATAAAAACCTCTCTTACATTAAATAAAGACAACACATTTATGATTACAGAGGAATATATTGACAGAAAATCAATAAATGAAGATAAAGGTACGTTTCAATGGGATAAAGCCGGAAGTATTATTACTTTAAAAGGGAAATTGGCTAATTACAAATATAAGGTCGGCGAAAACCACCTTAACCAGCTTGATCTGGAAGGTAAGGAAATTACGGGACCCAATAAGGATTTCTATATTTTCAAGAAAAAATAG
- the ligA gene encoding NAD-dependent DNA ligase LigA codes for MSENIQQKIEQLRKDLHQHNENYYLLDEPTISDLEFDLLLKELQDLEAKHPEFYDVNSPSMRVGGGITKVFPTIQHQFRMYSLDNSYDFDDLEDWEKRIIKTINDPVEFVAELKYDGASISILYENGKLVQGVTRGDGFQGDEITANVRTISDIPLTLKGDFPYRFFMRGEIYLTRKNFDKINKLREEEGLDPFMNPRNTASGSLKMQDSGEVRKRGLSSVLYQYISEEVPAESHWELLQKAQTWGFKTSQQAKLCTTLDEVKDFITFWDTERHNLPFEIDGIVLKVNSLQQQRQLGYTAKSPRWAMAYKFKAEKVETELQSVSYQVGRTGAITPVANLKPVLLAGTIVKRASLHNEDIIKKLDLHEHDFVYVEKGGEIIPKIVGINTDKRNKESKEIEYIKHCPECGTELVKVEDQAIHFCPNELHCPPQVVGRMIHYVSRKALNIENLGSETIEQLYREKLIENPADFYALTKEQLLPLERMAEKSAQNIISGIEKSKEIPFEKVLYGIGIKHVGETVAKKLVKNFATIDDLKAATAEELCQVEDIGSKIAYSIEAFFNNPENLLMLERLKSYGVQLEKGESTNEVLSNVLEGKTFLFTGKLSLFTRESAEDMVEKHGGKNISAVSKNLNFLVVGEKAGSKLKKAQDIGTIEILDEQQFLDLIEKQ; via the coding sequence ATGTCTGAAAACATTCAACAAAAGATAGAGCAGCTTCGTAAGGATCTTCATCAACATAATGAAAATTATTATTTACTGGATGAACCCACTATTTCAGATTTGGAATTTGATCTGTTATTAAAGGAGCTTCAGGATCTTGAAGCAAAGCACCCGGAATTTTATGATGTAAACTCTCCAAGTATGCGCGTGGGTGGTGGAATAACTAAAGTTTTCCCTACTATTCAGCATCAGTTCAGAATGTATTCTTTGGACAATTCTTATGATTTTGATGACCTGGAAGATTGGGAAAAACGAATTATCAAAACAATTAACGATCCGGTCGAATTTGTCGCTGAATTGAAATACGATGGTGCTTCCATTTCTATTCTTTATGAAAATGGAAAATTAGTACAGGGGGTTACCAGAGGAGATGGCTTTCAGGGAGATGAAATCACTGCGAATGTACGGACCATTTCAGATATTCCTTTAACTTTAAAAGGAGATTTCCCCTATCGTTTTTTTATGCGTGGTGAAATTTACCTGACAAGAAAAAACTTTGATAAAATCAATAAACTTCGTGAAGAAGAGGGATTGGATCCGTTTATGAATCCAAGAAATACAGCAAGTGGAAGTTTGAAAATGCAGGATAGTGGTGAAGTCAGAAAACGAGGACTATCTTCTGTTTTATATCAATATATTTCTGAAGAAGTCCCTGCAGAAAGCCATTGGGAATTACTTCAAAAAGCTCAGACATGGGGTTTTAAAACTTCTCAACAGGCAAAGCTTTGCACAACATTAGATGAAGTAAAGGATTTTATCACTTTCTGGGACACAGAACGGCACAACCTCCCTTTTGAAATTGATGGTATTGTATTAAAAGTTAATTCTCTGCAACAGCAAAGACAGCTTGGATATACAGCAAAATCGCCTCGTTGGGCGATGGCTTATAAATTTAAAGCCGAAAAAGTAGAAACAGAATTACAAAGTGTTTCTTATCAGGTGGGAAGAACAGGAGCCATTACCCCGGTTGCCAATCTGAAACCCGTTTTATTAGCTGGAACGATTGTTAAAAGAGCATCTCTCCATAATGAGGATATCATTAAAAAATTAGATCTTCACGAACATGACTTTGTCTATGTAGAAAAAGGAGGTGAAATTATTCCTAAAATTGTTGGAATCAACACTGATAAAAGAAATAAGGAAAGTAAAGAAATTGAATATATTAAACATTGTCCAGAATGCGGGACAGAACTTGTAAAAGTTGAAGACCAGGCGATCCATTTCTGCCCGAATGAGCTTCACTGCCCTCCTCAGGTAGTTGGGAGAATGATCCATTATGTTTCCAGAAAGGCTTTAAATATAGAAAATTTAGGAAGTGAAACTATTGAGCAATTGTATAGAGAAAAACTGATTGAAAATCCAGCTGATTTCTATGCTTTAACAAAAGAACAACTGCTTCCTCTAGAAAGAATGGCTGAAAAATCTGCCCAGAACATTATTTCAGGAATTGAAAAGTCAAAAGAGATTCCGTTCGAGAAAGTTTTGTACGGTATCGGGATCAAACATGTTGGGGAAACGGTTGCCAAGAAGTTGGTTAAAAATTTTGCCACCATTGATGATTTAAAAGCTGCTACCGCAGAAGAGCTTTGCCAGGTAGAAGATATCGGATCAAAAATAGCTTACAGTATTGAGGCATTTTTCAATAACCCTGAAAATCTGTTAATGCTGGAACGTCTGAAATCGTATGGTGTTCAACTTGAAAAAGGAGAAAGTACCAATGAGGTTTTATCTAATGTTCTTGAGGGAAAAACATTTTTGTTTACAGGTAAACTATCTTTATTCACAAGAGAATCGGCAGAAGATATGGTAGAAAAACATGGGGGGAAGAATATTTCAGCCGTTTCCAAAAACCTCAATTTCCTTGTGGTGGGTGAAAAAGCTGGAAGTAAGCTAAAGAAAGCTCAGGATATAGGGACGATTGAGATTCTTGATGAACAGCAATTTCTGGATTTGATAGAAAAACAATAA
- a CDS encoding glycerophosphodiester phosphodiesterase family protein, translating into MKNFILGLAVLSTVVMKAQTQIIAHRGYWQTQPPTTENSLKSLENAQKLKIYGAEFDVRMTKDGILVVNHDEHHDKMEISETDFKELEKAKLSNGENFPTLKDYLKQGKKDKSLQLIVEIKPAKTKELEDELVQKTLKEIKGMKLESQSEFISFSLNICKEIKKAEPKFKVQYLNGELSPEQIKNEGLDGLDYHYSVFEKNPTWISEAKALGLITNSWTVNDVTVYEKLKGQGIGFITTNIPDQLKNK; encoded by the coding sequence ATGAAAAATTTTATCTTAGGGTTAGCAGTTTTAAGTACAGTTGTAATGAAGGCACAGACTCAGATTATCGCACACAGAGGCTATTGGCAAACACAACCTCCCACCACAGAAAATTCACTGAAATCATTGGAAAACGCTCAGAAGCTAAAAATCTACGGAGCTGAATTCGATGTAAGAATGACTAAAGACGGTATTTTGGTTGTTAATCATGATGAGCATCATGACAAAATGGAAATCTCTGAAACGGATTTCAAAGAATTGGAAAAGGCAAAATTATCAAATGGTGAAAATTTTCCAACCTTAAAGGATTATCTGAAACAAGGAAAGAAAGATAAGTCTCTTCAATTAATCGTAGAGATCAAACCTGCAAAAACAAAAGAACTGGAAGATGAATTGGTTCAAAAGACACTGAAAGAAATTAAAGGAATGAAACTGGAGTCTCAAAGTGAATTTATTTCTTTTAGTTTAAACATTTGCAAAGAGATTAAAAAAGCAGAGCCAAAATTCAAAGTTCAGTATCTTAATGGAGAACTATCCCCTGAGCAAATTAAAAATGAGGGATTAGACGGGCTGGATTATCATTATAGTGTTTTCGAGAAAAATCCGACATGGATCTCTGAAGCTAAAGCACTAGGATTAATTACCAATTCCTGGACAGTGAATGATGTTACTGTATATGAAAAATTGAAAGGACAAGGAATTGGGTTTATCACCACTAATATTCCTGATCAGCTAAAAAATAAATAG
- a CDS encoding TonB-dependent receptor → MRKVKIVLGLLFLSFGTMAYAQTTQASIVGKITNTGNNAQGKVKVTIVNESTGFKTETETNSKGEYIFKEIPLGGPYTVIVNDEKREGYNVNFGDQVTVNMDLGSEKTIETVVVTGNLKNKIGNLGAATAISAKNIGILPVNGRNFASLTELSPLSGKGGNLSGQLGSSTNFTIDGMTAKNPTSAGSTTSRSGAPYSISIEAVREFKITTNQYDVTLGRSGGGTVSAVTKSGTNTFTGSAWEYLRTGWLSSKYDIRGNERVNDFSTSQFGVSLGGPIIKNKLHFFAAWDHQLDSRPLIIADVRTNDDALRFNVTNETLNQVLNIGRAKYGVGNTPQFGSFDKVRNSDAGFLRLDWQINPKNLLTLRNNFTYDFNKNGLADNTAINFFESYGNDKNLDNSLLLTLRSNLKPNLTNELKAQYLYTYQNSFQNSELGHAVPRAIVERVPSTIDGKDLTTNIQIGGHRFGQESFRNNVFQIVDNLYYNTDKIKYTAGIDLMYTKSKSIYGSEVNGRFQFLGVDNFNNLTPYRFYREVPLMDDPSVKSNIWNIGVYGQIQTKIAKGLDLMAGLRLDYGGYPKAELNQKLYDQMGIRTDNRIKSFVIQPRFQFDWNINEESKDFLKFGAGIFSSDINNYMVINNLVFDGRHLATVDVTGNNVPIPNFNNYRNDYGTVPSLSQYQIPTINYTGKDAKIPIVYKANISYTHFFNERFRAGVAGYAALGRNNYFYYDRNMVANPYFTLSNEGGRGVFVPLSTVNANGTVDWKAGRINNNFGRVLELVSDGKVNQFSFVLDTSYRYFKDGEITASYTWSDIKDNTSYNGNVANSATLSTMVESDPRNLRMTYSDNQFRNKVVLYGNSPTFYGFTVGIRYSGIGGTRFSLTSGGNTNGDFVDTNDLAYIFPNLTQTLIDNPEVGKALKNYITDYNNKIAERNGGKNGFYGVWDIRIAKKIKFEKIGGFELSVDIFNVANLLNKEWGVNKSYGNTALYRITGFDAATQQYQYKLNTSGLEPLSGNPYQIQLGAKYTF, encoded by the coding sequence ATGAGAAAAGTAAAGATTGTATTAGGATTGTTGTTTTTGAGCTTTGGAACAATGGCATATGCTCAAACCACACAAGCTTCTATTGTTGGTAAAATTACAAATACGGGGAATAATGCACAGGGAAAAGTTAAAGTAACTATTGTTAATGAGTCAACAGGTTTCAAAACAGAAACAGAAACCAATTCAAAAGGTGAGTATATCTTTAAAGAAATTCCTTTAGGTGGACCTTACACCGTTATCGTGAATGACGAAAAAAGAGAAGGCTACAATGTGAACTTTGGTGATCAGGTTACTGTCAATATGGATTTGGGTAGCGAAAAAACGATAGAAACCGTAGTCGTTACAGGAAATTTAAAAAACAAAATCGGAAATCTGGGAGCAGCTACTGCTATCTCAGCTAAAAATATAGGAATCTTACCCGTAAATGGAAGGAATTTTGCCAGTCTTACAGAGCTATCTCCTTTAAGCGGAAAAGGCGGAAATCTTTCCGGGCAGTTAGGTTCTTCTACCAACTTTACTATTGATGGGATGACTGCGAAGAATCCAACTTCTGCAGGATCTACCACAAGCCGGAGTGGTGCTCCCTATTCTATTTCAATTGAAGCTGTACGCGAATTTAAAATTACAACAAACCAATATGATGTAACGCTGGGTAGAAGTGGTGGTGGAACAGTAAGTGCTGTAACAAAATCAGGAACAAATACCTTTACAGGAAGTGCCTGGGAGTACCTTAGAACAGGATGGTTATCCAGTAAATATGACATTAGAGGGAATGAAAGAGTCAACGACTTTTCAACTTCGCAGTTCGGAGTGTCATTAGGAGGTCCAATTATTAAAAATAAATTGCACTTTTTTGCTGCCTGGGATCACCAATTAGATTCCAGACCTTTGATTATAGCTGATGTAAGAACTAATGATGATGCTTTAAGATTCAATGTTACTAATGAAACGCTTAATCAGGTTTTGAACATCGGTAGAGCTAAATATGGTGTTGGAAATACACCACAGTTTGGTAGTTTTGATAAAGTAAGAAATTCTGATGCAGGTTTTTTACGTTTAGACTGGCAGATTAACCCTAAAAACTTATTGACATTAAGGAATAATTTCACGTATGATTTTAACAAAAATGGGTTGGCAGATAATACTGCAATCAATTTTTTTGAATCCTATGGAAATGATAAGAACTTAGATAACAGTTTATTGTTAACCTTAAGATCAAATCTAAAACCTAACCTCACCAATGAATTAAAAGCACAATATTTATATACTTACCAGAATAGTTTTCAAAATAGTGAATTAGGACATGCTGTTCCAAGAGCTATTGTAGAGCGTGTTCCGTCCACAATTGATGGAAAAGACCTTACCACTAATATTCAGATAGGAGGACATCGTTTTGGGCAGGAAAGTTTTAGAAACAATGTTTTTCAGATCGTTGATAATTTATACTATAATACAGATAAAATCAAATACACTGCTGGTATAGATTTAATGTATACAAAATCAAAGTCTATTTATGGTAGTGAGGTGAACGGAAGGTTTCAATTCTTAGGAGTTGATAATTTTAATAACCTTACACCTTACAGGTTTTACAGAGAAGTTCCCTTAATGGATGATCCTTCAGTAAAATCAAATATCTGGAATATTGGGGTATATGGACAAATTCAAACTAAAATTGCCAAAGGACTTGACTTAATGGCTGGTTTAAGGCTAGATTATGGTGGATACCCGAAAGCCGAGCTTAATCAAAAGCTATATGATCAAATGGGAATCAGAACCGATAATCGTATTAAATCATTCGTTATTCAGCCTAGATTTCAATTTGACTGGAATATCAATGAAGAAAGTAAAGACTTCCTGAAATTTGGTGCGGGAATCTTCTCTTCTGATATCAATAATTATATGGTGATCAACAACCTTGTATTTGACGGAAGACATTTAGCAACGGTAGATGTGACCGGTAATAATGTTCCTATCCCGAACTTCAATAATTATAGAAATGATTATGGAACTGTTCCTAGTTTATCACAATATCAGATTCCTACCATTAATTACACAGGTAAAGATGCTAAAATTCCAATCGTTTATAAAGCGAATATCTCTTATACTCACTTCTTTAACGAACGATTCAGGGCAGGGGTGGCTGGTTATGCTGCTTTAGGAAGAAATAATTATTTCTATTACGACAGAAACATGGTAGCTAATCCTTATTTTACATTGAGTAATGAAGGTGGAAGAGGTGTTTTTGTTCCTTTGAGTACAGTAAATGCTAATGGAACTGTTGACTGGAAAGCAGGCAGAATTAATAATAATTTCGGAAGGGTTCTTGAGCTTGTAAGTGATGGAAAAGTAAATCAATTCTCGTTTGTACTTGATACCAGCTACCGTTATTTTAAAGATGGAGAAATTACAGCAAGTTATACCTGGTCAGATATCAAAGACAATACTTCTTACAACGGGAATGTAGCCAACTCAGCGACATTATCTACAATGGTAGAGAGTGATCCGAGAAATCTGAGAATGACTTATTCAGATAACCAGTTCCGTAATAAAGTGGTATTGTACGGAAACTCTCCGACATTCTATGGATTTACAGTGGGTATAAGATATTCAGGAATAGGAGGGACACGATTCTCATTAACTTCCGGAGGAAATACAAATGGAGATTTTGTAGATACGAATGATCTTGCTTATATCTTCCCAAATCTTACCCAGACTTTAATTGATAACCCTGAAGTAGGAAAAGCATTAAAAAACTATATCACTGATTACAATAATAAGATTGCTGAGCGTAATGGAGGTAAAAATGGCTTCTATGGAGTTTGGGATATCCGTATTGCTAAAAAAATCAAGTTTGAAAAAATAGGTGGATTTGAGCTTTCTGTTGATATCTTTAACGTGGCCAATTTACTTAACAAAGAATGGGGGGTGAATAAATCTTACGGAAATACAGCATTGTATAGAATTACGGGATTTGATGCTGCCACACAACAATATCAATATAAATTGAATACAAGTGGTTTAGAGCCTTTATCAGGGAATCCTTACCAAATTCAATTAGGAGCAAAATATACTTTCTAA
- a CDS encoding MBL fold metallo-hydrolase produces the protein MNGNHLKICTECGTQYPNDYNNDLCIICKDERQAMPQSGQTWTTHEKLLEKHSVKIKKINEHLYELLVNPGFSIGQRALLILSESGNILWDCIPLLDEGLVEFINTKGGLKAIAFSHPHYYSNMKMWAETFNCTIYIHENDRQWVANGGDFIEYWPGNQLELWDQLKLHNIGGHFEGSSIIEIPWMSENGTLLIGDTMYLSPSMKHFATMRSYPNRIPLPLHEIRRIEKRFEEIQYDTIYGFYPYQNVNNNAKEIVRSSFAAYQ, from the coding sequence ATGAATGGCAATCATCTTAAAATCTGTACTGAATGTGGTACACAATATCCAAATGATTATAATAATGACCTGTGTATAATTTGCAAAGACGAAAGGCAAGCTATGCCTCAAAGCGGACAGACATGGACAACCCACGAAAAGCTCTTGGAAAAGCACAGTGTGAAAATAAAAAAGATCAATGAACACCTTTATGAATTATTAGTTAATCCAGGATTTTCTATCGGTCAACGCGCTTTACTTATACTTTCCGAAAGTGGAAATATATTATGGGATTGCATCCCTTTATTAGATGAAGGACTAGTGGAATTTATTAATACTAAAGGAGGTTTAAAAGCTATAGCTTTTTCGCACCCACATTACTATTCCAACATGAAAATGTGGGCTGAAACTTTTAACTGTACAATTTACATTCATGAAAATGACAGACAATGGGTAGCCAATGGTGGCGATTTTATAGAATATTGGCCCGGTAATCAACTTGAACTATGGGATCAATTAAAACTTCACAATATCGGCGGACATTTTGAGGGAAGCTCAATTATAGAAATACCATGGATGAGTGAAAACGGAACTCTTTTAATTGGAGATACCATGTATTTATCACCTTCAATGAAACATTTTGCAACCATGAGAAGCTATCCCAACCGGATTCCTCTCCCATTACATGAAATTAGAAGAATTGAAAAGCGCTTTGAAGAAATCCAGTATGATACGATTTATGGTTTTTATCCATATCAAAATGTGAATAATAATGCGAAAGAGATTGTGAGGAGCTCATTTGCTGCTTATCAGTAA
- a CDS encoding MgtC/SapB family protein: protein MDFLQDHYSIQNELLLIFISVILGLFIGAEREYRNKSAGLRTFILVCFGSCLFTILSIKIGVQNPDRLAANIITGIGFLGAGVIFKGDNKIDGITTATTIWATASIGMAVGSGYVYFSLLGTALVLLILSSLSYLQNFIDNNHKIREYKISISASDHISHCEELFRNNHLKFLIMRQQYSQGSLITTWRLTGNTKHHELLIRQMMNDPKIMSYQF from the coding sequence ATGGATTTTTTGCAAGATCATTATTCTATTCAAAACGAACTCTTACTGATATTCATTTCAGTGATACTTGGGCTTTTTATAGGTGCTGAGCGTGAATACAGAAATAAGTCAGCTGGGCTTCGTACATTCATTCTGGTTTGTTTCGGATCGTGTCTCTTTACTATTTTATCAATCAAAATAGGAGTTCAAAATCCGGATCGTTTAGCTGCCAATATTATTACCGGAATTGGTTTTCTGGGAGCTGGGGTCATCTTTAAGGGAGACAATAAAATAGATGGAATTACAACAGCGACCACAATTTGGGCAACGGCTTCTATTGGAATGGCTGTAGGTTCAGGATATGTTTACTTTTCTTTATTAGGCACGGCCTTAGTCCTTTTGATCTTGAGCTCGCTTAGCTATCTTCAGAATTTTATTGATAATAATCACAAGATCAGGGAATATAAAATATCCATTTCAGCTTCAGATCATATCAGCCATTGTGAAGAGTTATTCAGAAATAATCATCTGAAGTTTCTCATTATGCGCCAACAGTATTCACAGGGAAGTTTGATTACAACCTGGAGACTAACAGGAAATACAAAACATCACGAGCTATTGATCAGACAAATGATGAATGATCCTAAAATAATGTCCTATCAGTTTTAG
- a CDS encoding S46 family peptidase, producing MIKKILLSAFLLPAAMAFAQQYGGMWIPTELNEKEMKDLGMKISAKDIFNPQKASIKDAVVQFNGGCTAEIISPKGLLLTNHHCGYGQIQAHSTVQNDLLSNGFWATNMSTELPNPGVTVDFIVDIKEVTDQILEGTDNLTEPDLTKKINNNIEIYKNSQKIENYQSIAVKSMYYGNKYYAYTIETYKDIRLVGAPPQSIGKFGSDTDNWVWPRHTGDFSMFRIYADKNNKPAEYSKDNVPYVPKHFLPVSIKDKNENDFTFVFGFPGKTTEYLPAVAVEKIMTEIDPAKIAVRDIALKTLDEKMRVDNATRIKYASKYASVANYWKKWIGEVEGLKKSGAVDKKVMYEGSLVSKNSEIKTTLDQLNKLYTDQAPYALNNAYYSEVIRNAETLKLASDYYNYISSVEAGRMDEKALASLKDKLSSFYKDYSPELDAKVTAKLLALYANKTSAQFLPSGFDKFKNENQNIQSIEEISKNSVITGRAAVNGANLSTDIDKAFSNQDKLIKVLKKDPVYQLYLSIRDTYMKTADPQFTSIQTKIDALQKKFMAQQITTDKDRKFFPDANSTLRVTYGRVKGSSPRDAVSYGYQTHLAGVIEKYVPGDYEFDVPKKLIDLYNKKDFGNYRDKAGDVPVGFTATNHTTGGNSGSPALDAYGNLVGLNFDRQWEGTMSDINYDPRFSRNIMVDTKYILFIIDKFADAKWLIDEMKIIK from the coding sequence ATGATAAAAAAGATACTTTTATCTGCATTTCTTTTGCCTGCTGCGATGGCTTTTGCCCAGCAATATGGAGGAATGTGGATTCCCACGGAGCTGAATGAAAAGGAAATGAAAGACTTGGGAATGAAAATCTCTGCAAAAGACATCTTCAATCCTCAAAAAGCCAGTATTAAAGATGCTGTTGTTCAATTCAATGGCGGCTGTACGGCTGAAATTATTTCCCCAAAAGGATTATTATTAACCAATCATCACTGCGGTTATGGGCAGATTCAGGCTCACTCTACGGTACAAAATGACCTTCTTTCCAATGGTTTCTGGGCAACCAATATGAGCACAGAACTTCCTAACCCGGGAGTAACAGTAGATTTCATTGTAGATATCAAAGAAGTAACCGACCAGATTTTAGAGGGAACCGACAATCTTACAGAACCTGATCTTACTAAAAAAATCAATAATAATATTGAGATCTATAAAAACTCTCAAAAAATTGAAAATTATCAGTCGATTGCTGTAAAATCCATGTATTATGGTAATAAATATTATGCCTATACAATAGAAACATATAAAGATATCCGTCTAGTTGGCGCTCCGCCACAAAGCATCGGTAAATTTGGTAGTGATACTGATAACTGGGTATGGCCGAGACATACGGGTGATTTCTCAATGTTTAGAATTTACGCTGATAAAAATAACAAGCCTGCAGAATATTCAAAGGATAATGTACCTTATGTTCCAAAACATTTCCTTCCCGTTTCCATTAAGGATAAAAATGAAAATGATTTTACTTTCGTATTTGGCTTCCCAGGAAAAACAACAGAATATCTTCCCGCAGTTGCAGTTGAGAAAATCATGACCGAAATTGATCCGGCAAAAATTGCTGTTCGTGATATCGCTTTAAAAACCCTAGACGAAAAAATGCGTGTAGACAATGCAACACGTATTAAATATGCTTCCAAATATGCTTCCGTAGCCAATTACTGGAAAAAGTGGATTGGGGAAGTAGAAGGCCTTAAAAAGTCCGGCGCAGTTGATAAGAAAGTAATGTATGAGGGATCTTTGGTTTCTAAAAATTCTGAAATCAAAACAACCCTTGATCAACTTAATAAGCTGTATACAGATCAAGCTCCATACGCCTTAAACAATGCCTATTATTCTGAGGTAATCAGAAACGCAGAGACCTTAAAGCTTGCCAGCGATTATTATAACTATATCAGTTCTGTAGAAGCTGGAAGAATGGATGAAAAAGCTTTGGCATCTCTAAAGGATAAACTTAGTTCTTTTTACAAAGACTACAGCCCTGAGCTAGATGCAAAAGTAACAGCGAAACTCCTCGCTTTATATGCAAATAAAACAAGTGCCCAGTTTTTGCCTTCAGGATTTGATAAGTTTAAAAATGAAAACCAAAATATCCAGAGTATAGAAGAAATATCTAAAAACTCCGTTATTACGGGAAGAGCTGCTGTAAATGGAGCAAATCTGAGCACTGATATTGATAAAGCTTTTTCTAACCAGGATAAGTTGATCAAAGTACTTAAGAAAGATCCGGTATATCAATTATATCTTTCCATAAGAGATACCTATATGAAAACTGCTGATCCACAATTTACATCCATTCAGACAAAAATTGATGCATTGCAGAAAAAATTCATGGCGCAGCAGATAACGACAGATAAGGATAGAAAATTTTTCCCTGATGCTAATTCAACACTTCGTGTAACCTACGGTAGAGTTAAAGGTTCAAGTCCAAGGGATGCTGTTTCTTATGGATATCAGACCCATTTAGCGGGAGTCATAGAAAAATATGTACCTGGAGATTATGAGTTTGATGTTCCTAAAAAACTTATTGATCTTTATAACAAAAAAGATTTTGGAAATTACAGAGATAAAGCAGGTGACGTTCCAGTAGGATTCACCGCCACCAACCATACAACAGGAGGAAACTCAGGAAGTCCCGCTCTTGATGCCTATGGAAATCTGGTTGGATTGAATTTCGACAGACAGTGGGAAGGAACAATGAGTGATATTAATTACGATCCACGTTTCAGCCGAAATATAATGGTTGATACCAAATACATCTTATTCATCATTGATAAATTTGCAGATGCTAAATGGCTCATCGATGAAATGAAGATTATAAAATAA